The region GGTGCCGCTCGCGCTCGACCGGCCGACGTGCGACTTTACCGTCGGCCCCGCCATGACGGAGGCGGAAGTGCTGTGCGCCCTGCGCACGGGCGCCGCCGCGGTGGACCTGCGCGCGGACGTGCTGCTGCTCGGCGAGATGGGCATCGGCAATTCCACCGTGGCCGCCGCCTTGGCCCGCGCGCTGTTCGGCGGACACGCGCTGGACTGGGTCGGCCCCGGCACCGGGGTGGATGGCGATGGTGTATCGCTCAAGGCGCGGGTGATCGAGCAGGGCATGGCGCGCCATGGCGCGGATTTGACCGATGGCCTCGCAATCCTTGCGGCGTTCGGGGGGCGGGAACAGGCGGCGATTTGCGGCGCCATTCTTGCGGCGCGGACCGCCCGGATCCCTGTCATCCTGGACGGCTTCATCTGCACGGCCGCAGCCTGCGTGCTTTCGCATTTTGAGGATGCGCTGGACCATTGCATCGCCGGCCATTGCAGCGCCGAGCCGGGGCACCGCCGCCTGCTGGAGAAGCTGGGGCTGCGGCCCGTGGTAACCCTGGACATGCGGCTTGGCGAAGGCTCCGGCGCTGCGGTTGCGCTGTCCGTTCTGCGCGCAGCCCTGGCTGCACACAACGGCATGGCCACCTTTGCCGAGGCGGGCATCTCCGGGCCATGAAAGGCCGGCGCGGGTTCCTCGCCTGCCGTTGCGATGAGCTGCGGCTGGCCTTTATGCTGCTTTCCCGCCTGCCAATGGGCCGGGTCGCCGCCGCTCCGCCACTGGCGCAGAGTTTCTGGGCTTATCCGCTGGTCGGCGCGGTTATTGGCGGGGCGGCGGGGCTGGTGCTGTGGGGGGCGTTGGCCGTGGGATTGCCGCCGCTGGCCGCTGCTACGGTCGCGCTGGGAGTGTCGCTCCTTCTGACAGGCGCCATGCACGAGGACGGCTTGGCGGATACGGCCGACGGCTTCGGTGGAGGGGACAGCGTCGCCCGAACGTTGGAAATCATGCGCGATAGCAGACTTGGCAGCTATGGCGTGCTTGCGCTCATTACAGTCTGTGGATTGCGGATCGGTCTTTGGGCGGAGTTGGGGGCCGGGATCGATAGTGTCATGATTTTGGCTCTTATCGGTGCGCTAAGCCGGGCGATCTTGCCACCCATGATGCTATGCGTCCCCATGGCTCGCACGGATGGGCTCGGTTATAAGGCCGTTGATGGGGATGGGGCTGGGGGGGCAGTTCTTGGGGGAGTGGCGACAGCGGCGATTTGCGCAACGGTTCTTGAAAATGGAATTGTGATCGTATCTGCGGCTAT is a window of Alphaproteobacteria bacterium DNA encoding:
- the cobT gene encoding nicotinate-nucleotide--dimethylbenzimidazole phosphoribosyltransferase, with product MPQPNRGGRGGACGACGRRHSGPGEIVSDRLDFSSFAALRRTLAHGLPGPDPTMAAAARRRQDSLTKPPGSLGVLEELAVFLAGWQGRERPEIGRAQALIFAGNHGICAQGVNLYPQAVTAGMVANFQASGAAINQLCRAAGAELTVVPLALDRPTCDFTVGPAMTEAEVLCALRTGAAAVDLRADVLLLGEMGIGNSTVAAALARALFGGHALDWVGPGTGVDGDGVSLKARVIEQGMARHGADLTDGLAILAAFGGREQAAICGAILAARTARIPVILDGFICTAAACVLSHFEDALDHCIAGHCSAEPGHRRLLEKLGLRPVVTLDMRLGEGSGAAVALSVLRAALAAHNGMATFAEAGISGP
- a CDS encoding adenosylcobinamide-GDP ribazoletransferase codes for the protein MKGRRGFLACRCDELRLAFMLLSRLPMGRVAAAPPLAQSFWAYPLVGAVIGGAAGLVLWGALAVGLPPLAAATVALGVSLLLTGAMHEDGLADTADGFGGGDSVARTLEIMRDSRLGSYGVLALITVCGLRIGLWAELGAGIDSVMILALIGALSRAILPPMMLCVPMARTDGLGYKAVDGDGAGGAVLGGVATAAICATVLENGIVIVSAAIGAACFIGIVAKRKISGLSGDVLGTIQVVAENVSLIGVFIFSQ